In Diorhabda sublineata isolate icDioSubl1.1 chromosome 4, icDioSubl1.1, whole genome shotgun sequence, a single window of DNA contains:
- the LOC130442460 gene encoding mesencephalic astrocyte-derived neurotrophic factor homolog, with protein sequence MELQAVILVVIMSVIAVSSLKPNECEVCIKTLTKFSDTLDDSTRKDPKKIENEFREFCKGLKNKENRFCYYLGGLEESATGILGEMSKPMSWSMPAEKICEKLKKKDAQICELHYDVEIDLKNVDLKKLKVRDLKKILNDWGENCEGCIEKSEYLSRIEELKPRHTEL encoded by the exons ATGGAACTACAAGCTGTTATTTTAGTAGTTATTATGTCAGTTATAGCTGTAAGTTCCCTAAAACCAAATGAATGTGAAG TTTGTATCAAAACGTTAACAAAGTTTTCGGATACATTAGATGACAGTACTAGAAAAGatcctaaaaaaattgaaaatgagttTAGAGAGTTCTGTAAAGgcttgaaaaataaagaaaatcgatTT TGTTACTACTTGGGTGGTTTAGAGGAAAGTGCTACGGGAATTCTTGGTGAAATGTCAAAGCCCATGTCGTGGTCGATGCCCGCtgaaaaaatttgtgaaaaattgaagaaaaaagatgCTCAAATTTGTGAACTTCATTATGATGtagaaattgatttaaaaaatgttgatctCAAAAAACTCAAAGTAAGggatctcaaaaaaattcttaacGACTGGGGTGAGAATTGTGAGGGGtgtattgaaaaaagtgaatatttaaGTAGGATAGAAGAGCTAAAACCACGACACACagaattgtaa